AGCGCTAGCAGGTCTTATGCCCATCGGCCTGGCTACACCTGCAAACGCACAGCCACTAAACATCCCGGGCCTATCGGATAGTGGGCTGGCGGATAAGGTGTCGTCGTCAAGCGCAAACCGCGAACTGCCTGGTTTCGGCCATGTACCGAACCCGAATATGGAGAGGCTACTCGGCATCGAGAAGGACGATGAGGAGTCTGGTAGCGAGGGCGCAGGCAGGCAGCTGACCCCGGAACAGGCTCGCGTGGCCGCAGCCTCGCCGCTGAATTCTCTGCCGCTGACCCCGTCGCGCACGGCAAATGCCGGCATGCTGGTCAGCAGTGAGGATGCCGAGATGATGGTGAACGACAAGCTGTGGAATGTGGATGCCAAGCGTATTCACTACAACTCCACGGATTCCCTCGGCAATCCCAGTGTGGACACAGCCCTTGTGGTGACTCCGAAGACGGAGTGGAAGGGCAGCGGTCCGCGTCCGGTCGTGGCAATCGCTCCGGGCACGCAGGGTGGCGCGGAAAAGTGCGACCCATCAATCTCCTCACAGACCGGCCTAAAGATTGAGTTCGGTCCGTTGGACATTATTGCTCCATACGAGACGATTCCGATGGTCGCGAACTTGAAGCGAGGCGCGACTGTGGTGATGATCGACCACCACCGCAATGCCCAGGGTAACCAGGACTACGTCGACAACATCGCCTCAGCACAGTCGCTGTTTGATGCCGTGTCTGCCTCACACGAGCTCGGCGTGGACAAAAATGCGCCCGTGGGAATTTATGGCTACTCCCAGGGTGGCTCCGCAGCCGCTGCAGCTGCTGAGCGTGCAAGTGTCTACGCTCCGGAGCTCAACGTTGCCGCATCTGCCGCCGGTGGCCCGCCGTCCGATCTTGCAAACGTCCTCGACCAGATTGATGGCACTACGCTGACCGCCGCGATTGCACTCGCAATCAATTCTGTCCTGGATAAGGATCCGGAGCTGCGCCGAGTCCTCAAGGAAGAAATCAGCCCCGAAGGCAAAGAACTGCTGGACAACGTGGGCAACTACTGCGCGGGTGGCTTGGGTTTCCATCACTCGTTTGAAACCACTGACCAGTACACGACTAGCGGTGAGTCACTCAGCGAGATGATTAAGCGCTACGAGCCGGTACAGAAGGAACTCGCACGCCAGCGCGTCGGCAACTTCGTCCCAAATGCGCCGGTGTACCTCTACTCGGGTGAGCATGATGACATCATCCCCATCAACCAGGTTCGCAAGCTGCGCGATTCCTGGCTGAATCTCGGCTTCACCGACCTGGAGTACGTCGAAAACACGACTTCACCGGTGCTACCGAAGACGGGCATTAACCATATCGTTCCGATGCTCGCGGAACTGACTAATGCCACCGACTTCCTCTGGTCCCACTTCCCAGATCAGCCGGCGGAGCAGTCGCTGGAACTCTAGCAATAGCCCCTGCAGTAGAGTGATGGAGAAATCCACTGCCATGCCGCTGACGAGAAGCTCGGTGAAAATCCGCACGGTCGCGCCACTGTCACAGTCAGACCTCGTCATCGGTTAGAAGGCAGACTCCCGCCGACCGGGGACGCGTTGCTCCCCAGGAAGTGAATGACTACACCGTGATTCTGCTGCTGTCGACCTCGGATACCGACCTTCTGTCCGCCCGCGCGGCCGCTCAGGCCAACCCGGAGGTGTCCTACCGTTGGGCAAACCCGGCGCGTCTGCTCGACGATGATTTGCCCACGCTTGCCGACGGCGCCGATGTCGTCATCATCCGACTTCTCGGTGGCCGCCGCGCCTGGGAATCCGGCATCGACTACTTTGTGAACTCCGGTATTCCCACCGTCCTCGTCTCCGGTGAGCAGGCACCCGATGCCGAACTCACCGAGTATTCGACAGTTCCCGCAAACGTTGCCACGCAAACGCACATTTACCTGGCGGAAGGCGGCGCAAAGAACCTCGCACAGCTGCACAATTTCCTGTCGGACACACTGCTTCTGACCGGTCTTGGCTTTGAAGAGCCCACTCGCATGCCGGCCTGGGGTTTCCTGGAGCGCGACTCCAAGGTGGCCACGGAAGATTCCCGCGGCACCGTCGGCATTATTTACTACCGCGCCCAGCACCTGGCGGGAAATACGCACTACATTGAGGCGCTTGCTGACGCGGTCGAGGCTCGCGGCTACGTCGCCAAGCCTATCTTCGCCGCGTCCCTGCGCACCGCCAGCGATGAACTGCTGGCAGAGCTAGCTTCCTGCGACGCGCTCATCACCACGGTGCTCGCCGCTGGCGGCAACCGCCCGGCACTCGCGCAGGCCGGCCAGGACGATGACGGCTGGGATGTCGCCGCACTCGCAGACCTGAACATTCCCATCATCCAGGGTTTGGCCCTGACTTCGTCCAAGGCGGCATGGGAGGACAACGACGAAGGTCTGTCGCCGCTGGACGTCGCAACACAGGTCGCCGTCCCCGAATTCGACGGCCGCATCATCTCGGTCGCGTTCTCGTTTAAGGAAATCGACTCCGACGAGCTCATTTCCTACGTCCCGGATCTCGAGCGTTGCGACCGCCTGGCCGGCATCGCCACCCGTTACGCCGCGCTCCGCCACATCAACAACGCTGACAAGCGCGTCGCCGTCATGCTCTCTGCGTACCCGACCAAGCACGCCCGCATCGGCAACGCTGTCGGTCTGGACACACCAGCATCCACGTTGAAGGTGCTGCACGCGCTTGCCGACGCCGGATACAACCTCGGCGACACCACCAAAATCCCCGGATATGCCACCGCCGAGGATGGTGCCGATGAACCAGATGCGTTCATGCACGCCATCATCGAGGCCGGCGGCCAGGACCCGGACTGGCTGACCGAAGAGGTTATGGAGGCAGCCGAGCTTCGCCTGCCCGCTGCCACCTACGAGAAGTTCTTCGCTACCTTGCCGGAAGAACTTCGCTCCGACATGCAGGACAAGTGGGGTGCCGCGCCGGGCACCCTGTACGTCCACCCGGATACCCAGGACATCTACATTGCGGGCCTGACCTTCGGCAATGTCGTGGTCATGGTGCAGCCACCGCGCGGTTTCGGTGACAACCCGGTGGGTATCTACCACGACCCGGATCTGCCGCCGACGCACCATTACCTGGCCTGCTACCGCTTCCTGTCGCTGCCGCAGGCGGAGGGCGGTTTCGGCGCCGATGCCGTGGTTCACATGGGCAAGCACGGCAACCTGGAGTGGCTGCCGGGCAAGACCGTCGGCCTTTCCGCTTCCTGCGGCCCGGATGCTGCCATCGGCGAGCTGCCAATGATCTACCCCTTCCTGGTCAACGACCCGGGCGAAGGCACACAGGCCAAGCGCCGTGCTCACGCCACGCTTGTCGACCACCTCATTCCGCCAATGGCCCGCGCCGAATCCTACGGTGACATCACCCGTCTGGAACAGCTTCTCGACGAGCACCAGAACATCTCCGCCATGGATCCGGCCAAGCTGCCGGCCATCCGCCAGGAGATTTGGACGCTGCTGACCGCCGCGAAGATGGACCGCGACCTCGGCTGGGACGAGCGCCCGGACGAGGAGGTCTTCGATGACATGCTCATGCATGTCGACGGCTGGCTCTGCGAGATTAAGGACGTCGCCATCCGCGGTGGCCTCCACGTGCTCAGCCAGGCACCGGAAGACGAATCTCTAATCGGCACTGTGACCACCATGTTGCGCGCCCGCCAGCTGTGGGGCGGCAAGCAGACCCTGCCGGGCCTGCGCGAAGCTCTCGGCCTGGCCGAGGACGGCACCGATGAACGCCACGCTGTGGACTCTATCGATGCACTGGCTACGGCACTGGTAACCGCCGTGGTGAAGAATCCCGACCAACCAGTGACACAGATCGCGGCTGATGTGCTCGGCTCCGAGGAATTCGCCGATATCGCGGCACCAAACGGCCTCGATCAGGTTGTCGAGCTGCTGCAGTTCACCCGCGACGAAATTCTCCCGCGCCTGGCTGCTACCAGCGAGGAGATCCCGCGCATTCTTTCCGCTCTCGATGGCGAATTCGTTCCGGCTGGCCCCTCCGGTTCACCACTGCGCGGCCTGGTCAACGTGCTGCCAACTGCCCGCAACTTCTACTCGGTCGACCCCAAGGCGGTGCCGTCGCGCCTGGCTTGGGAAACCGGCGTCAACCTCGCCGATGGCCTGATTGAACGCTACCGCGCCGACCACGGCGAGTACCCGAAGTCGGTTGGCTTGTCGGTATGGGGCACTTCCGCCATGCGTACCTCGGGCGATGACATCGCCGAGGTGCTCGCGTTGATTGGTGTGCATCCGGTGTGGGATGACGCATCTCGCCGTATTGTCGGCCTTGAGCCGATTCCGCTGGAGGAGCTGGGCCGACCGCGCATTGACGTGACCGTCCGTATTTCCGGCTTCTTCCGTGATGCGTTTCCGCATGTTATCGACCTTTTGGATGACGCGTTTCAGCTCGTCGTCAAGCTTGATGAATCCGATGAGGACAACTACGTGCGCGCCCATGCGAAGGCCGACCAGCAGGAGCGCCCGCGTCGCATCTTCGGTTCCAAGCCGGGCACCTATGGAGCTGGCCTGCTGCAGCTGATCGATTCCGGTTCCTGGCGCGATGACGCGGACTTGGCAAAGGTCTACACGACCTGGGGTGGCTACGCCTATGGCCGCGGCGTCGATGGGGAAGAGGCAGCTGACGACATGAAGACGGCCTACCGCCGTATTCAGGTTGCCGCGAAGAATGCCGATACCCGCGAGCACGATATCGCCGACTCCGATGACTACTTCCAGTTCCACGGCGGCATGATCGCCACGGTCCGTGCACTGACGGGTTCCGCTCCAGAGGCGTATGTGGGAGATTCCACGCGCCCGGACGCCGTGCGCACCCGCACCCTGCACGAGGAGACTCGACGCGTCTTCCGAGCCCGCGTAGTCAACCCACGCTGGATGCAGGCCATGCGTAACCACGGCTACAAGGGCGCCTTCGAAATGGCCGCAACCGTCGACTACCTCTTCGGTTACGACGCGACGGCGCAGGTCATGGATGACTGGATGTACGAAACGCTTACCGACGAGTACGTTGCGAACCCGGAAAACCGCGAGTTCTTTGAACAGTCGAATCCGTGGGCTTTGCACGATATTTCCGAGCGCCTGATGGAGGCCGCCGAGCGCGGTATGTGGGAAAACCCCGACCAGGAACGCATGGATCTGCTGCGCCAGACCTACCTGGATACAGAGGGCGACTTGGAGGAGCGCGCTGACCGGTAGGTAACCGCTAGGCGACCGGTAGGCGACCGCTAGTCGTGGTCTAACCGGCCGATAGCCGTAACCACTTGCTCATCTAGTGGCGGTTACACTGGGGAACTATGAGCAAGTGGTTCACAATTATTTACCTCATCGCCGAGATTGCGGCCTTTATCGCACTTGGTGAATGGATTGGCTATGGCTGGACCGTCCTGCTGGTTCTGGGTCTATTCATTCTGGGATTGGTTTTCGCCGCCATCGAGTTCAAGCGCATCTACCAGAAGTTGCTGCTGGATACTTCTCGTACTCTTACTGAGTACGGACAGAAGCATCCGGAGGAGGCAATCAAGCGCTCGGCAAAGGGCGCGGGACACTTTGTGGCTGACTCGGCAATCCTGTTGGTTGGCTCTTGGCTGATTGCCCTGCCGGGCGTCGTCTCCACGGTTGTTGGTTTCCTCATGGTGCTACCGCCGACTCGCTGGCTGATTCGTAAGAGCGGATCGGTGGCACTGCTCAACGGACTCCGCAACTTCAGTGACCGCAGCATGATGGTGGTCTCTCAGTACGGCATGAACCCGGGTGCTCCAGGAACTGGCGCTGGTGCTGGCGGTTTTTCGGGTTTCCCTGGATTCTCTGGTGGTTTCCCGGGTGCGGATGGCAAGGCCTTCCCACAGGATAAAATCGTCCCACCGGCACCGGACAACGCCTGGGATGATGACCAGGACGACAGCGACAAGCGCTAACTCAAAAACTCGCAAACGTAGAGAGTTCTCTTATACAAGTGCACACTAACCGCCAAGCGCGCTCCAGCGAGCACGGGAACGTCGCTCAGAAAGACGCTTCGAAAGACATTCTGGAGAATCCGAATCGCTGGCAGGCGCGCTTTCGCGCGCTTACCCCACTAAAGCAGCGCCTCGTTCTCGCCTTCATTGCAATCCT
The sequence above is drawn from the Corynebacterium jeikeium genome and encodes:
- a CDS encoding FxsA family protein, whose protein sequence is MSKWFTIIYLIAEIAAFIALGEWIGYGWTVLLVLGLFILGLVFAAIEFKRIYQKLLLDTSRTLTEYGQKHPEEAIKRSAKGAGHFVADSAILLVGSWLIALPGVVSTVVGFLMVLPPTRWLIRKSGSVALLNGLRNFSDRSMMVVSQYGMNPGAPGTGAGAGGFSGFPGFSGGFPGADGKAFPQDKIVPPAPDNAWDDDQDDSDKR
- a CDS encoding lipase translates to MPHHDAEALTHEAHDTVGTGRASTQTRSASRRNRRTIRTGIGVALAGLMPIGLATPANAQPLNIPGLSDSGLADKVSSSSANRELPGFGHVPNPNMERLLGIEKDDEESGSEGAGRQLTPEQARVAAASPLNSLPLTPSRTANAGMLVSSEDAEMMVNDKLWNVDAKRIHYNSTDSLGNPSVDTALVVTPKTEWKGSGPRPVVAIAPGTQGGAEKCDPSISSQTGLKIEFGPLDIIAPYETIPMVANLKRGATVVMIDHHRNAQGNQDYVDNIASAQSLFDAVSASHELGVDKNAPVGIYGYSQGGSAAAAAAERASVYAPELNVAASAAGGPPSDLANVLDQIDGTTLTAAIALAINSVLDKDPELRRVLKEEISPEGKELLDNVGNYCAGGLGFHHSFETTDQYTTSGESLSEMIKRYEPVQKELARQRVGNFVPNAPVYLYSGEHDDIIPINQVRKLRDSWLNLGFTDLEYVENTTSPVLPKTGINHIVPMLAELTNATDFLWSHFPDQPAEQSLEL
- the cobN gene encoding cobaltochelatase subunit CobN, encoding MILLLSTSDTDLLSARAAAQANPEVSYRWANPARLLDDDLPTLADGADVVIIRLLGGRRAWESGIDYFVNSGIPTVLVSGEQAPDAELTEYSTVPANVATQTHIYLAEGGAKNLAQLHNFLSDTLLLTGLGFEEPTRMPAWGFLERDSKVATEDSRGTVGIIYYRAQHLAGNTHYIEALADAVEARGYVAKPIFAASLRTASDELLAELASCDALITTVLAAGGNRPALAQAGQDDDGWDVAALADLNIPIIQGLALTSSKAAWEDNDEGLSPLDVATQVAVPEFDGRIISVAFSFKEIDSDELISYVPDLERCDRLAGIATRYAALRHINNADKRVAVMLSAYPTKHARIGNAVGLDTPASTLKVLHALADAGYNLGDTTKIPGYATAEDGADEPDAFMHAIIEAGGQDPDWLTEEVMEAAELRLPAATYEKFFATLPEELRSDMQDKWGAAPGTLYVHPDTQDIYIAGLTFGNVVVMVQPPRGFGDNPVGIYHDPDLPPTHHYLACYRFLSLPQAEGGFGADAVVHMGKHGNLEWLPGKTVGLSASCGPDAAIGELPMIYPFLVNDPGEGTQAKRRAHATLVDHLIPPMARAESYGDITRLEQLLDEHQNISAMDPAKLPAIRQEIWTLLTAAKMDRDLGWDERPDEEVFDDMLMHVDGWLCEIKDVAIRGGLHVLSQAPEDESLIGTVTTMLRARQLWGGKQTLPGLREALGLAEDGTDERHAVDSIDALATALVTAVVKNPDQPVTQIAADVLGSEEFADIAAPNGLDQVVELLQFTRDEILPRLAATSEEIPRILSALDGEFVPAGPSGSPLRGLVNVLPTARNFYSVDPKAVPSRLAWETGVNLADGLIERYRADHGEYPKSVGLSVWGTSAMRTSGDDIAEVLALIGVHPVWDDASRRIVGLEPIPLEELGRPRIDVTVRISGFFRDAFPHVIDLLDDAFQLVVKLDESDEDNYVRAHAKADQQERPRRIFGSKPGTYGAGLLQLIDSGSWRDDADLAKVYTTWGGYAYGRGVDGEEAADDMKTAYRRIQVAAKNADTREHDIADSDDYFQFHGGMIATVRALTGSAPEAYVGDSTRPDAVRTRTLHEETRRVFRARVVNPRWMQAMRNHGYKGAFEMAATVDYLFGYDATAQVMDDWMYETLTDEYVANPENREFFEQSNPWALHDISERLMEAAERGMWENPDQERMDLLRQTYLDTEGDLEERADR